Proteins encoded within one genomic window of Gasterosteus aculeatus chromosome 18, fGasAcu3.hap1.1, whole genome shotgun sequence:
- the ppp2r5a gene encoding serine/threonine-protein phosphatase 2A 56 kDa regulatory subunit alpha isoform, whose translation MSAISASEKVDGFTRKSMRKAQKQRKSQGSSQYRTQSAPVELSPLPQLKDAPSTEQQELFTQKLQQCCMLFDFLDSVMDLKSKEIKRATLNELVDYVSTNRGVLVESTYPEITNMICTNIFRTLPPSDNPDFDPEEDEPTLEASWPHVQLVYEFLLRFLENPDFQPSIAKRHIDQKFVLQLLELFDSEDPRERDFLKTILHRIYGKFLGLRAFIRKQINNIFLRFIYETEHFNGVAELLEILGSIINGFALPLKAEHKQFLMKVLIPLHTAKGLALFHAQLAYCVVQFLEKDPTLTEPVIRGLLKFWPRTCSQKEVMFLGEIEEILDVIEPTQFKKIQEPLFKQISKCVANPHFQVAERALYFWNNEYILSLIEENIDKVLPIMFGSLYRISKEHWNPTIVALVYNVLKTLMEMNCTLFDELTSSYKAERQREKKKEQERDELWKKLDELRLSNAALVQNNSHGLLGVQNNNNNNNNSSTNGDNQDKSAEAAAVTPANQDPDVGAATGESSPCAK comes from the exons ATGCCCCCTCCACGGAGCAGCAGGAACTGTTCACCCAGAAACTCCAGCAGTGCTGCATGCTCTTTGACTTCCTGGACTCCGTGATGGACCTGAAGAGCAAGGAGATCAAGCGGGCCACTCTCAACGAGCTGGTGGACTACGTCTCCACCAACAGAGGGGTGCTGGTGGAATCCACCTACCCAGAGATCACCAATATG ATCTGCACCAATATATTCCGGACTCTTCCACCGAGTGACAACCCTGATTTTGACCCAGAGGAGGATGAACCCACTCTAGAGGCGTCCTGGCCTCACGTTCAG CTGGTCTACGAGTTTCTGCTGCGCTTTCTTGAGAATCCGGACTTCCAGCCGAGCATCGCAAAGCGCCACATTGACCAGAAGTTTGTTCTGCAG CTCCTGGAGCTGTTTGACAGCGAGGACCCGAGGGAGAGGGACTTCCTGAAGACCATTCTGCATCGCATCTATGGAAAGTTCCTGGGTCTGCGTGCCTTCATCAGGAAGCAGATCAACAACATTTTCCTGCG GTTCATCTATGAAACCGAGCACTTCAACGGTGTTGCTGAGCTTCTAGAAATCCTTGGAAG TATCATCAATGGGTTTGCGTTGCCTCTTAAGGCGGAGCACAAGCAGTTCCTGATGAAGGTTCTCATCCCGCTGCATACTGCTAAAGGACTGGCCCTTTTCCACGCGCAG CTGGCCTACTGTGTGGTCCAGTTCCTGGAGAAAGATCCTACACTCACGGAACCG GTGATTCGCGGGCTGCTGAAGTTTTGGCCAAGAACCTGCAGCCAGAAGGAG GTGATGTTTCTGGGTGAAATTGAGGAGATTCTGGATGTCATCGAGCCAACACAGTTCAAGAAAATCCAAGAGCCGCTGTTCAAACAGATCTCCAAATGTGTGGCCAATCCACACTTCCAG GTCGCGGAGCGAGCACTGTACTTCTGGAATAACGAGTACATTCTCAGCCTCATCGAGGAAAACATTGACAAGGTCCTTCCCATCATGTTCGGCAGCCTGTACAGAATCTCCAAAGAGCACTGGAACCC GACAATCGTAGCTCTGGTCTACAACGTGCTGAAGACGCTGATGGAAATGAACTGCACGCTCTTCGACGAGTTGACTTCCTCCTACAAAGCAGAACGGCAGCG ggagaagaagaaagagcaagAGAGGGACGAACTGTGGAAGAAGCTGGACGAGTTGAGGCTCAGCAACGCCGCTCTGGTCCAGAACAACAGCCACGGGCTCCTGGGTgtccagaacaacaacaacaacaacaacaacagtagtaCTAACGGTGACAACCAAGACAAGAGCGCCGAGGCTGCAGCCGTCACCCCAGCAAACCAAGATCCCGACGTGGGCGCGGCCACCGGCGAGAGCAGCCCATGTGCCAAATGA
- the opn8c gene encoding opsin 8, group member c, producing MTLNSSDSRTVSAFTSKLSTSADIWVGLAILSVVVLSVLGNGLVLVICYRRRKKMVGSELLCVNLAVVDFLCCLCFYPLSIASSFRHAWLGGNVTCVYYGLGCYVFGLCGMFTIAAISVVRYLKTCRGLLYGVWLEGANIQMACCALWLVAAVWSSFPLVGWGEYVPEPYGLSCTIAWRAYHTSAKDAVYVICSFACFTMVPVLLIVVSQCRILHEVSRFSNSLSARGIRNNLKHAEKRLSVMFFWISVGFVTAWAPYAVVSFLFIFHKEHLYMAPQGFVFPALFAKSSHVYNPFIYFYFNKTFRRELRRLLLSLWLACVLGGNRVRVHTPAELQYPIHIQLQERAVVQKATFGLSQGRTRSKGRRKGNAAQSDSGGVLGRPVCTCWGSPSKKSPRHLGQ from the exons ATGACTCTGAACTCCTCCGACAGCCGGACCGTCTCCGCCTTCACCTCCAAACTGAGCACATCTGCTGACATCTGGGTGGGACTCGCCATCCTCTCCGTGG TTGTCCTCTCCGTCCTGGGCAACGGGCTGGTTCTGGTGATCTGCTAccgcaggaggaagaagatggtgGGCTCGGAGCTGCTGTGCGTCAACCTGGCCGTGGTCGACTtcctctgctgcctctgcttCTACCCACTGTCCATCGCGTCCTCCTTCCGCCACGCGTGGCTGGGAGGAAACGTCACGTGCGTCTACTACGGCCTCGGCTGCTACGTCTTTGGCCTGTGCGGCATGTTCACCATCGCCGCCATCAGCGTCGTCCGCTACCTGAAGACCTGCCGCGGCCTGCTGTACG GCGTGTGGTTGGAGGGCGCGAACATCCAAATGGCGTGCTGCGCCCTCTGGCTGGTGGCTGCCGTGTGGTCCAGCTTCCCTCTGGTCGGCTGGGGCGAGTACGTCCCCGAGCCTTACGGACTGTCCTGCACCATCGCCTGGAGGGCTTACCACACCTCGGCCAAGGACGCCGTCTACGTCATCTGCTCCTTCGCCTGCTTCACGATGGTGCCCGTCCTCCTCATCGTGGTGTCCCAGTGTCGGATCCTCCACGAGGTGTCCCGCTTCTCCAACTCGCTGTCTGCCAGAGGCATCCGCAACAACCTGAAACACGCCGAAAAGCGGCTCTCCGTG ATGTTTTTCTGGATCAGCGTGGGTTTTGTGACGGCCTGGGCGCCGTACGCGGTGGTGTCCTTCCTCTTCATTTTCCACAAGGAGCACCTGTACATGGCTCCTCAGGGCTTCGTGTTCCCCGCCCTCTTCGCCAAAAGCTCCCACGTCTACAACCCTTTCATctacttctacttcaacaaGACCTTCCGGCGGGAGCTCCGCCGCCTTCTCCTGTCCTTGTGGCTGGCTTGTGTGCTGGGAGGGAATCGAGTGCGCGTTCACACCCCTGCGGAGCTCCAGTATCCCATCCACATCCAGCTGCAGGAAAGGGCCGTCGTCCAGAAGGCGACCTTCGGTCTGTCTCAGGGCCGAACTCGCAGCAAGGGAAGGAGGAAAGGCAACGCGGCGCAGAGCGACAGCGGCGGCGTCCTCGGCAGGCCGGTGTGCACCTGCTGGGGTTCGCCCTCGAAAAAAAGCCCCCGCCATCTTGGACAGTAA